A window of Formosa sp. Hel1_31_208 contains these coding sequences:
- the secA gene encoding preprotein translocase subunit SecA has translation MSFLNSVLKVFVGDKAKQDVKELTPIVARVNAFESALEQLSHDELRAKTGEFKTKIADARRPLQDEIDQLLKEAEETEDIDKREDIYESIDKIKDDIYQVTEVVLNDIMPEAFAVVKETAKRFVHNTEIAVQANEFDRTVSGNKEYVTLEGDNAIWSNSWDAAGKAITWDMIHYDVQLIGGAAMHQGKIAEMQTGEGKTLVATLPVYLNALSGKGVHLVTVNDYLAKRDSAWMAPIFEFHGLSVDCIDYHQPNSEARRKAYKADITYGTNNEFGFDYLRDNMAHSPDDLVQRPHHYAIVDEVDSVLVDDARTPLIISGPIPQGDRHEFIELKPKVDDIVSIQRKELVSVLAEAKKLIAEGDTKEGGFLLLRAYRGIPKNKALIKFLSEEGVKQLLQKTENFYMQDNNREMPKVDAELYYVIEEKNNQVELTDKGVEFLSGKDNPDFFVMPEIGLEIAKIEAKGLSKEEEAEEKEELFRDFGIKSERIHTLNQLLKAYALFEKDIQYVVMENKVMIVDEQTGRIMDGRRYSDGLHQAIEAKENVKIEDATQTFATVTLQNYFRMYRKLSGMTGTAVTEAGEFWEIYKLDVVEIPTNRPIVRDDRQDLVYKTKREKYNAVIDEVTKLSQAGRPILIGTTSVEISELLGKMLSIRKIPHNVLNAKMHKKEADIVAEAGQPGQVTIATNMAGRGTDIKLSEEVKEAGGLAIVGTERHDSRRVDRQLRGRAGRQGDPGSSQFYVSLEDNLMRLFGSERIAKMMDKMGLQEGEVIQHSMISKSIERAQKKVEENQFGVRKRLLEYDDVMNAQREVVYKRRRHALHGERLQVDIANMIYDTSEGITESNKEANDFKNFEFELIRYFSMSSPISAAEFEKGDVQTIAGKVYKAAFTHYREKMQRNADLAFPVIASVYENQRDKFKRIVVPFTDGVKNLQVVTDLEKAYETKGTQLINDFEKNITLAIVDDAWKTHLRKMDELKQSVQLAVHEQKDPLLIYKFEAFELFKEMIDQVNKDVISFLFKGELPTETQNTIQEAKTRKREKLQTQKDEIPNMDERAAQSRAVGAGASRQQQQVVETIVREQPKIGRNDKVTIKHVMSGENKTVKYKQAIPLIDKGEWVLVE, from the coding sequence ATGAGTTTTTTAAATTCAGTATTAAAAGTATTTGTAGGTGATAAGGCTAAACAAGATGTTAAAGAGCTCACTCCTATTGTAGCAAGGGTGAATGCCTTTGAGAGTGCTCTTGAGCAATTATCACATGATGAGCTTAGAGCTAAAACAGGAGAGTTCAAGACCAAAATCGCAGACGCACGTCGGCCGCTACAAGATGAAATTGATCAGTTATTAAAAGAGGCTGAAGAGACTGAGGATATTGATAAAAGAGAGGATATCTATGAGTCTATTGATAAAATTAAAGACGACATCTATCAGGTGACTGAAGTGGTTCTTAACGATATCATGCCTGAAGCTTTTGCTGTTGTAAAAGAAACAGCGAAACGTTTTGTACATAACACTGAAATCGCTGTTCAGGCCAATGAGTTTGATCGCACAGTTTCTGGTAATAAAGAGTATGTGACACTGGAAGGCGATAATGCCATATGGTCTAATTCATGGGATGCTGCCGGAAAGGCCATCACTTGGGATATGATTCATTATGATGTTCAGTTGATTGGTGGTGCTGCAATGCATCAAGGTAAAATCGCAGAGATGCAAACTGGTGAGGGTAAAACCTTAGTAGCAACACTTCCTGTGTATTTAAATGCATTATCTGGAAAAGGCGTACACTTAGTTACTGTAAACGATTACTTAGCAAAACGTGATAGCGCATGGATGGCACCTATTTTTGAGTTTCATGGATTAAGTGTTGATTGTATTGATTACCACCAACCAAATTCGGAAGCAAGACGCAAAGCGTATAAAGCTGATATTACTTATGGAACCAATAACGAATTTGGTTTTGATTACTTAAGAGATAATATGGCGCATTCGCCAGATGACTTGGTGCAACGTCCACATCATTATGCAATTGTAGATGAGGTGGATTCTGTATTAGTCGATGATGCTCGTACCCCATTAATTATTTCTGGTCCTATTCCTCAAGGTGATCGTCACGAATTTATAGAACTCAAACCTAAGGTTGATGATATTGTTAGCATCCAAAGAAAAGAGCTTGTTAGCGTTTTGGCCGAAGCTAAAAAACTAATTGCCGAAGGTGATACCAAAGAAGGTGGTTTCTTATTACTAAGAGCTTACAGAGGTATTCCTAAAAATAAAGCCTTAATCAAATTCTTGAGTGAAGAAGGGGTTAAGCAATTGCTTCAGAAAACTGAAAATTTCTATATGCAAGATAATAATAGAGAGATGCCTAAAGTAGATGCAGAACTTTATTATGTAATCGAAGAAAAAAACAATCAAGTAGAGTTAACAGATAAAGGTGTTGAATTCTTATCTGGTAAGGACAATCCTGATTTCTTTGTGATGCCAGAAATTGGTCTAGAAATTGCCAAAATTGAAGCTAAAGGACTTTCTAAAGAGGAAGAAGCTGAAGAAAAAGAAGAACTTTTCAGAGACTTCGGTATCAAATCTGAACGTATTCATACGCTCAACCAATTATTAAAAGCATATGCATTATTCGAAAAGGATATTCAGTATGTTGTCATGGAAAACAAAGTCATGATTGTTGATGAGCAAACGGGTCGTATTATGGATGGTCGTCGTTATAGTGACGGTTTGCACCAAGCGATTGAAGCCAAAGAAAATGTAAAGATTGAAGATGCCACACAAACCTTTGCCACGGTTACATTACAGAATTATTTTAGAATGTATCGCAAATTATCGGGTATGACTGGTACTGCGGTTACTGAAGCTGGAGAGTTTTGGGAAATCTATAAATTAGATGTGGTTGAAATTCCAACCAACAGACCAATTGTTCGTGATGACAGACAAGATTTAGTTTACAAAACGAAACGCGAAAAATATAATGCGGTTATTGATGAAGTCACTAAACTTTCTCAAGCTGGTCGACCAATTTTAATTGGTACCACCAGTGTTGAAATTTCCGAGCTTTTAGGTAAAATGTTAAGCATCCGTAAAATACCACACAATGTATTGAATGCTAAGATGCATAAAAAGGAAGCCGATATTGTTGCTGAAGCTGGTCAACCAGGACAAGTAACCATTGCCACTAACATGGCAGGTCGTGGTACTGATATTAAGTTATCAGAGGAAGTAAAAGAAGCAGGAGGTCTTGCCATTGTGGGTACAGAACGTCATGATTCTCGACGTGTAGACAGACAGTTACGTGGTCGTGCCGGTCGTCAAGGAGATCCAGGAAGCTCACAGTTTTATGTGTCTTTAGAGGATAATTTAATGCGTCTATTTGGTAGTGAACGTATTGCCAAAATGATGGATAAAATGGGATTACAAGAAGGTGAAGTGATTCAGCATTCTATGATTTCAAAATCCATTGAACGCGCCCAGAAAAAAGTAGAGGAAAACCAGTTTGGTGTGCGTAAGCGATTACTAGAATATGACGATGTGATGAATGCACAACGTGAAGTAGTGTACAAACGTCGTCGTCATGCCTTACATGGTGAGCGTCTTCAAGTGGATATCGCAAACATGATTTATGATACCTCTGAAGGCATTACTGAATCTAATAAGGAGGCTAACGATTTCAAGAACTTCGAGTTTGAATTGATTCGTTACTTTTCTATGAGTTCGCCAATTTCCGCAGCAGAATTTGAAAAAGGCGATGTACAAACCATTGCAGGGAAAGTGTATAAAGCTGCTTTTACACACTACAGAGAGAAAATGCAACGCAACGCTGATTTAGCATTTCCAGTCATTGCGAGTGTTTATGAGAATCAACGTGATAAATTTAAGCGTATTGTTGTCCCATTTACCGATGGTGTCAAGAACTTACAAGTAGTCACCGATTTAGAAAAGGCTTATGAAACTAAAGGCACACAGTTAATTAACGATTTTGAAAAGAACATCACCTTAGCTATTGTGGATGATGCTTGGAAGACACATTTACGTAAAATGGATGAGTTAAAGCAATCGGTACAATTGGCGGTTCATGAGCAAAAAGATCCTTTATTAATCTATAAATTTGAAGCTTTTGAGTTATTCAAAGAGATGATTGATCAGGTGAATAAAGATGTAATCTCCTTCTTATTTAAAGGCGAATTACCAACTGAAACACAAAATACCATTCAAGAAGCGAAGACACGTAAGCGTGAAAAACTTCAAACACAAAAAGACGAAATCCCTAATATGGATGAGCGTGCAGCACAAAGTAGAGCCGTTGGTGCAGGAGCCTCACGACAACAGCAACAAGTTGTTGAAACCATTGTAAGAGAACAACCAAAAATTGGACGTAACGATAAAGTAACCATTAAACATGTCATGAGTGGCGAAAATAAAACGGTGAAGTACAAGCAGGCCATTCCTTTGATTGATAAAGGAGAGTGGGTATTGGTTGAATAA
- a CDS encoding O-methyltransferase, translating into MFQILEYIKFLFKSTNQHGVHSPFVYDLVTKCFYDTSSHEAYSQLLDYRTALLQHTGRIEITDFGSGSRVFNSNSRRISALAKTSGSSLKRAQLLYRIVRYFKPKHSLELGTSLGIATHAMALGHHENSITTIEGCPKVSAFTAQQLRNYHIHNVTLENGEFGSLLPTLNHHSYDLVFFDGNHHKTATLDYFHSLLESAHNDSIFIFDDIYWSKSMMEAWEIIKTHPKVSVTIDTFYWGFVFFRKEQAKENFIIRV; encoded by the coding sequence ATGTTTCAGATTCTTGAATATATAAAGTTTTTATTCAAATCTACCAATCAACATGGTGTGCATTCCCCTTTTGTTTATGACCTCGTCACCAAATGCTTTTATGATACCTCATCACATGAGGCCTATTCGCAACTTTTAGACTATAGAACAGCTTTATTACAGCATACAGGCCGTATTGAAATCACCGATTTCGGTTCGGGCTCAAGAGTTTTCAATTCAAATTCCAGACGTATAAGTGCGCTAGCAAAGACGTCAGGCAGCTCTTTAAAACGCGCACAACTCTTGTATAGAATTGTCCGTTATTTTAAACCGAAACACTCCCTTGAGCTTGGCACATCTCTAGGTATTGCAACTCATGCCATGGCCCTTGGTCATCATGAAAATAGCATTACAACTATTGAAGGTTGCCCAAAGGTTTCCGCATTTACCGCACAACAACTCCGTAATTACCATATACATAATGTGACCCTAGAAAACGGTGAGTTTGGAAGCCTCCTTCCAACATTAAATCACCACAGCTATGATCTTGTTTTTTTTGATGGAAATCATCATAAAACAGCCACCTTAGATTATTTCCACAGTCTTTTAGAATCCGCCCACAATGATTCTATTTTTATTTTTGATGACATATACTGGTCTAAAAGCATGATGGAAGCCTGGGAAATTATTAAAACACACCCTAAAGTAAGCGTTACCATTGATACCTTTTATTGGGGTTTTGTGTTTTTTAGAAAAGAACAAGCCAAAGAAAATTTCATAATAAGAGTGTAA
- a CDS encoding NAD(P)/FAD-dependent oxidoreductase produces MKKKVIIIGSGIGGLGSAALLAKSGYEVTVIEKNNTLGGRANIFEAEGYTFDMGPSWYLMPDVFEHYFKLLDEDISEHLDLVKLSPSYRVFFSNDKELPVVDIHSDLDKDLSLFEQLEPGVTPKIKAYLKRSGEQYEMAKETFMYRNLGFSLDFLKWKVIKKGIELNPFQTMQSYLNKWFESERLKKILEYTLVFLGSDPAKTPAMYNIMNAIDFNMGVYYPKGGIYEIVQALVNINTKHGTHFITNAPVSKIIVEHKKATGVQLEDGSLLEADLVISNADLWFTETKLLETHQQTYPERYWEKAVLSPSAFIMYLGLDRELEILSHHNLRFGGDWKQNFKELFDTPQLPEDPSYYICKPTETDPDLSPKGTDNLFVLVPIPPGLTLSEVDMKNYRQKILNLMKVDLNLPAIEDYIVYERSYWSDDFRRDYNAYKGTALGLAHTLKQTLKRPLNYSKKVKNLYYVGAGTSPGIGMPICLISAELVYKRIQNIKTPQPLESL; encoded by the coding sequence GTGAAAAAGAAAGTCATTATTATTGGTTCAGGAATTGGTGGCTTAGGGTCGGCAGCCTTGTTAGCGAAATCAGGTTACGAGGTGACAGTTATTGAAAAAAACAATACGCTCGGTGGACGTGCCAATATTTTTGAAGCCGAAGGGTACACCTTTGATATGGGACCGTCTTGGTATCTCATGCCTGATGTATTTGAGCATTATTTCAAATTACTCGATGAAGACATTTCAGAGCACCTCGATTTGGTAAAGCTCTCTCCGTCTTACCGTGTGTTTTTTTCAAATGATAAAGAATTACCTGTCGTTGACATCCATTCTGATTTAGACAAAGACTTGTCCCTTTTTGAGCAGCTAGAGCCTGGTGTTACCCCTAAAATTAAAGCCTATTTAAAGCGTTCTGGTGAACAATACGAAATGGCCAAAGAGACCTTTATGTATCGCAATCTTGGCTTTTCATTAGACTTTTTGAAATGGAAGGTGATAAAAAAAGGTATAGAACTCAATCCATTCCAAACCATGCAATCGTATTTGAACAAATGGTTTGAAAGTGAACGTCTTAAAAAGATATTAGAATATACCCTTGTGTTTTTGGGCTCAGATCCAGCAAAAACACCTGCCATGTACAACATCATGAACGCCATAGATTTCAACATGGGTGTTTATTATCCGAAAGGAGGTATTTACGAGATTGTACAAGCTTTAGTGAATATCAATACAAAACATGGGACACATTTTATTACGAATGCACCCGTATCTAAAATAATCGTTGAACACAAAAAAGCAACAGGTGTTCAACTCGAAGACGGAAGCCTTCTAGAAGCTGATCTGGTGATCTCTAATGCCGATTTGTGGTTTACTGAAACCAAGTTACTTGAGACGCATCAACAAACCTATCCCGAACGCTATTGGGAAAAGGCTGTTTTGAGTCCGAGTGCCTTTATCATGTACTTAGGTTTAGATAGAGAATTAGAGATTTTAAGTCATCACAACTTGCGTTTTGGTGGTGATTGGAAGCAAAATTTCAAAGAGTTGTTTGATACACCTCAACTTCCGGAAGATCCTAGCTATTACATCTGTAAGCCCACAGAAACGGATCCAGATTTATCACCAAAAGGCACCGACAATTTATTTGTCTTAGTCCCTATTCCTCCCGGCTTGACACTTTCCGAAGTTGATATGAAAAACTACCGACAAAAGATTTTAAATCTCATGAAAGTAGATTTAAATCTGCCAGCTATCGAAGATTATATTGTCTATGAACGATCGTATTGGAGTGACGATTTCCGTAGGGATTATAATGCTTACAAAGGAACCGCTTTAGGCTTAGCACACACCTTAAAGCAAACATTGAAACGTCCTTTAAATTACAGTAAAAAGGTTAAGAATTTGTATTATGTTGGTGCTGGGACGAGTCCCGGAATTGGGATGCCTATCTGTTTAATTTCGGCGGAATTAGTCTACAAACGTATTCAAAACATCAAAACACCTCAACCTTTAGAATCCTTATAG
- a CDS encoding DUF2795 domain-containing protein encodes MYWTLELASYLSDAPWPATKDELIDYAIRTGAPLEVVENLQAIEDEGDSYDSIEEIWSDYPTDEDYLWNEDEY; translated from the coding sequence ATGTATTGGACATTAGAATTAGCATCTTATTTAAGTGATGCGCCTTGGCCAGCAACTAAAGACGAATTAATCGACTACGCTATTAGAACAGGGGCTCCTTTGGAAGTTGTTGAAAATCTACAAGCGATAGAAGACGAAGGTGACTCTTATGATTCCATTGAGGAAATCTGGTCTGACTATCCGACTGACGAAGACTACCTCTGGAATGAGGACGAGTATTAA
- a CDS encoding ABC transporter ATP-binding protein encodes MSNVIEIRDIIRDFKLGQETVHVLKGINLDIERGDYVAIMGPSGSGKSTLMNLLGCLDTPTAGHYILNGKDVSQMSDDELAEIRNTEIGFVFQTFNLLPRTTALDNVALPMVYAGASKSERAKRAEEVLNDVGLSDRMDHKPNQLSGGQRQRVAVGRALVNKPSIILADEPTGNLDSKTGMEIMALFDEIHRAGNTVIMVTHEEEVAEHAHRIIRLRDGMVESDTRR; translated from the coding sequence ATGAGTAACGTCATTGAAATTAGAGATATCATTCGTGATTTTAAACTCGGGCAAGAGACTGTTCATGTTCTAAAAGGTATAAATCTAGATATTGAACGTGGTGATTATGTCGCTATTATGGGACCATCAGGTTCTGGTAAATCCACCCTAATGAATCTATTAGGCTGTTTAGACACCCCAACTGCTGGACACTATATACTCAATGGTAAAGACGTGAGCCAAATGAGTGATGACGAGCTTGCGGAAATTAGAAATACTGAAATAGGCTTTGTATTCCAAACTTTTAATCTCTTACCCAGAACCACTGCTTTAGATAACGTAGCATTGCCAATGGTTTACGCTGGAGCTTCAAAATCTGAACGCGCGAAACGCGCTGAAGAAGTATTAAATGATGTTGGTCTCTCTGATCGTATGGATCATAAACCTAATCAGTTATCTGGTGGTCAACGGCAACGTGTTGCTGTGGGCCGTGCCTTAGTGAACAAGCCCTCCATTATTTTGGCTGATGAGCCTACTGGGAATTTAGATTCTAAAACGGGAATGGAAATCATGGCACTTTTCGACGAGATTCACAGAGCTGGAAATACCGTCATTATGGTAACACACGAAGAGGAAGTTGCCGAACATGCACATCGTATTATAAGACTGCGTGACGGGATGGTAGAAAGCGATACGCGAAGATAA
- a CDS encoding cob(I)yrinic acid a,c-diamide adenosyltransferase — protein sequence MKIYTKTGDKGTTALFGGTRVPKHHIRIDSYGTVDELNSHLGLIRDQDIDNHYKDVLIKIQDRLFTVGAILATDPEKAILKSGKQRLNIPKISEGDIQQLEQEMDTMNEALPPMTHFVLPGGHQTVSFCHIARCVCRRAERLASALNDLEPFQPESLTYLNRLSDYLFVLARKLSYDLQAGEVKWIPEKES from the coding sequence ATGAAAATATATACTAAAACAGGAGATAAAGGCACCACCGCTCTTTTTGGAGGCACTCGCGTCCCAAAGCATCACATTCGCATTGATAGCTACGGAACCGTAGACGAATTAAACTCGCACCTCGGACTCATTAGAGATCAAGATATTGATAATCACTACAAAGACGTACTTATAAAAATCCAGGATCGTTTGTTTACTGTCGGCGCTATTTTAGCAACCGACCCAGAAAAAGCCATCTTAAAAAGTGGAAAGCAGCGACTTAATATTCCAAAAATTTCGGAAGGTGATATTCAACAACTGGAACAAGAAATGGATACCATGAATGAGGCATTGCCACCAATGACACACTTCGTATTGCCTGGCGGCCATCAAACCGTGTCATTCTGTCACATCGCTCGTTGTGTGTGCAGGAGAGCCGAACGCTTGGCCAGTGCACTTAATGATTTGGAACCTTTTCAACCCGAGAGTCTCACATACTTAAACCGACTTTCTGACTATCTCTTTGTATTGGCACGAAAGTTGTCCTATGACTTGCAAGCCGGAGAAGTAAAATGGATTCCAGAAAAAGAATCCTAG